Proteins encoded by one window of uncultured Draconibacterium sp.:
- a CDS encoding aspartate kinase, with amino-acid sequence MKVLKFGGTSVGSPDNMRAVMDLVTDGEKKIVVLSAMSGTTNALVEISNYLHKKNKDTARIFIGKLEQNYKQVVAELFTSDENKKKGLLVVKEAFDTIKSFTSGAFDLVGENTILAQGEIISTNLVTLLMNENGHKTKLLPALDFMKIDEDMAADLPFIRQHIKPVLETVGEADYYITQGFICRDANNDINNLQRGGSDYTASLIGAAIDADEIQIWTDIDGFHNNDPRYVENTKKIDQLSFNEAAELAFFGAKILHPQTVLPARVQNIPVRLKNTMNPTDDGTLITSESDGRGIKAVAAKDGITAIKIRSGRMLNAYGFLSKIFKIFADFRTPIDMISTSEVAVSLTIDDTRNLESIKEELDNFGTVIIDQDMTIVCIVGDIIQEEQGFAPKVFKALDGIPIRMISYGGSKHNISVLVPTDRKKETLQALSDNLLNG; translated from the coding sequence ATGAAAGTTTTAAAATTCGGAGGAACATCGGTTGGATCGCCTGATAATATGAGGGCTGTTATGGATCTGGTAACCGATGGTGAGAAAAAAATTGTGGTCTTATCGGCCATGTCAGGTACAACCAATGCATTAGTGGAAATTTCAAATTATCTTCATAAAAAGAATAAAGACACTGCGCGCATTTTTATTGGTAAGCTTGAACAAAACTATAAACAGGTAGTTGCTGAACTCTTTACCTCCGATGAAAACAAGAAGAAGGGATTACTGGTTGTTAAGGAAGCTTTTGATACAATAAAATCGTTTACATCAGGCGCTTTCGATTTGGTTGGCGAAAATACTATTCTGGCTCAGGGCGAAATTATTTCTACCAATTTGGTAACCTTGCTGATGAATGAAAATGGACACAAAACCAAACTTCTGCCTGCTCTTGATTTTATGAAAATTGATGAGGATATGGCGGCAGACTTACCTTTTATTCGCCAGCATATTAAACCGGTTTTGGAGACTGTTGGAGAAGCTGATTATTACATTACTCAGGGATTTATTTGCCGTGATGCGAATAACGATATAAATAACCTGCAACGTGGAGGTAGTGATTATACCGCTTCGTTGATCGGGGCCGCAATCGATGCAGACGAAATCCAGATTTGGACAGATATCGACGGTTTTCATAATAACGATCCACGTTACGTTGAGAATACGAAGAAGATCGATCAATTGTCGTTTAACGAAGCTGCCGAGCTGGCCTTTTTCGGAGCAAAAATCCTGCATCCGCAAACGGTGTTACCGGCACGCGTTCAGAATATTCCGGTTCGTTTAAAAAATACGATGAATCCGACAGACGATGGTACGCTTATTACTTCAGAATCGGATGGACGAGGAATTAAAGCTGTGGCTGCCAAAGACGGAATTACTGCTATTAAAATTCGCTCGGGAAGGATGTTAAACGCCTATGGTTTCCTGTCGAAGATCTTTAAAATATTTGCCGATTTCCGTACACCGATCGACATGATTTCGACATCGGAGGTAGCTGTTTCGTTAACTATCGACGATACAAGAAATCTGGAATCGATAAAAGAAGAGCTGGATAATTTCGGTACAGTAATTATCGATCAGGATATGACTATCGTTTGTATTGTTGGCGATATCATCCAGGAAGAGCAAGGATTTGCACCTAAAGTGTTTAAAGCACTTGATGGTATTCCTATTCGTATGATTTCATATGGTGGAAGCAAGCACAATATTTCGGTTTTAGTGCCAACTGATCGTAAAAAAGAAACGTTACAGGCTTTAAGCGATAACTTATTAAATGGCTAA
- a CDS encoding MBL fold metallo-hydrolase: MLEICAIASGSNGNCYYIGNDKTAILVDAGISTKQILKRMDECGLDANKLRALFITHEHSDHMRGARVMGKRLQIPVYMSAKTYDGAYKNLRPDNPRFFQSEQQIEVDEFTVYPVSKNHDAADPYSFRIRYKDINVGVFTDIGEACDNVKEHLSLCNALFLESNYDDKMLWEGRYPQFLKERVASNVGHLSNDQAFELLDQHTNGELRCVFLSHISKDNNTHEKALQTMQPLSERFEINIASRFKASEVYQLSANSGQKKQIPNKPQNLKLQFPEF; this comes from the coding sequence ATGCTCGAAATTTGTGCCATCGCATCAGGAAGTAACGGGAACTGCTATTACATTGGCAATGATAAGACTGCCATATTAGTTGACGCCGGAATTTCCACCAAGCAGATTCTGAAACGCATGGATGAATGCGGTTTGGATGCAAACAAATTACGGGCACTTTTTATTACCCACGAACACAGCGACCACATGCGCGGTGCCCGGGTTATGGGGAAACGACTTCAGATACCGGTGTATATGAGCGCAAAAACATACGATGGCGCCTATAAAAACCTGCGTCCCGATAATCCACGTTTTTTTCAGTCGGAGCAACAGATTGAGGTAGACGAATTCACGGTTTATCCGGTGTCAAAAAATCACGATGCTGCCGATCCGTATTCATTCAGAATACGTTACAAGGACATTAATGTTGGTGTATTCACCGATATCGGAGAAGCTTGTGACAATGTGAAGGAACATTTGAGTTTGTGCAATGCTCTTTTCCTTGAATCAAATTACGACGACAAAATGCTTTGGGAAGGCCGCTATCCACAATTTCTGAAAGAGAGGGTTGCCTCTAATGTTGGACACCTGTCAAACGACCAGGCTTTCGAATTGCTGGATCAGCATACCAACGGCGAACTGAGATGTGTATTTCTCAGCCATATTTCGAAGGATAATAATACGCACGAAAAAGCATTGCAAACAATGCAACCACTAAGCGAGCGGTTCGAGATAAATATCGCATCACGATTTAAAGCATCAGAGGTTTACCAGCTTTCGGCCAACTCCGGCCAAAAAAAACAAATCCCAAACAAGCCCCAGAATTTAAAACTCCAGTTTCCCGAATTCTAA
- a CDS encoding isochorismatase family protein, which produces MRITKENTVGLVIDIQERLIAAMNDKETSLKNCEILTQGLKELEVPMLVSQQYTKGLGETVPEIQASFDQFSYFEKKDFSCFQVPEIADKLKELGAKNIIISGIESHVCVLQTAVDLKAAGLNPIVVMDCVSSRTAANVELAKERFRYEGIMMTSYESILFELTCSAGDPSFRAISKLVK; this is translated from the coding sequence ATGAGAATTACAAAAGAAAATACAGTTGGATTAGTTATCGATATTCAGGAGCGACTGATAGCCGCCATGAACGATAAAGAAACATCGCTAAAAAATTGCGAGATATTAACGCAGGGCTTAAAGGAACTGGAGGTGCCAATGCTGGTATCGCAACAATACACCAAAGGTTTGGGCGAAACTGTGCCTGAAATCCAGGCATCTTTTGACCAATTCAGCTACTTTGAGAAGAAAGATTTTAGCTGTTTTCAAGTGCCTGAAATAGCCGATAAATTAAAAGAATTGGGCGCAAAAAACATTATCATTTCAGGAATTGAATCACACGTTTGCGTACTACAAACCGCTGTTGATTTGAAAGCTGCAGGTTTAAACCCTATTGTTGTTATGGACTGTGTATCATCGCGCACAGCAGCAAATGTTGAATTGGCAAAAGAACGTTTCCGCTACGAAGGGATTATGATGACTTCGTATGAATCGATCCTGTTTGAGTTGACTTGTTCAGCCGGAGATCCTTCGTTCCGTGCCATTTCAAAACTCGTAAAATAA
- a CDS encoding SIS domain-containing protein, whose amino-acid sequence MKEAIRQVIEHEAKAIQAIPVENGMLDAIELIHQQVHQKKGKLVTSGMGKAGQIALNIATTFSSTGTPAVFLHPSESQHGDLGVLQENDVLLVISNSGKTREIIELIVLAENLYAGVPLIVISSNPEGELAKQADAFIYTGNPKEVCPLGLSPTTSTTVMTVIGDALVVSMMNKIGFTNDDYAKRHHGGYLGSKSRLQAKSEKKN is encoded by the coding sequence ATGAAGGAAGCGATCAGACAAGTTATAGAACACGAAGCAAAGGCCATTCAGGCAATTCCTGTTGAAAACGGAATGCTTGATGCCATTGAATTAATACATCAACAGGTACACCAGAAAAAAGGGAAACTGGTTACCAGCGGAATGGGCAAAGCCGGACAAATTGCATTGAACATTGCAACCACATTTAGCTCAACAGGTACACCTGCAGTTTTTCTTCACCCCAGCGAATCGCAACATGGCGACCTTGGTGTGTTGCAGGAAAATGATGTTTTGCTGGTCATCTCAAATTCAGGAAAGACCCGCGAAATTATTGAGCTTATTGTGCTGGCTGAGAATTTATATGCCGGAGTTCCGCTGATCGTAATTTCAAGTAATCCGGAAGGTGAGCTGGCCAAACAAGCTGATGCTTTTATTTATACCGGAAATCCGAAAGAAGTATGTCCGTTGGGACTTTCACCAACCACTTCAACAACAGTGATGACGGTAATTGGCGATGCACTTGTGGTATCGATGATGAACAAAATTGGCTTCACCAACGACGATTACGCCAAACGACACCACGGAGGTTACCTTGGCAGCAAATCGCGTTTACAGGCGAAGAGCGAGAAAAAGAATTGA
- the sucC gene encoding ADP-forming succinate--CoA ligase subunit beta, producing MKIHEYQARNLFRKYGIPVPEGVVCHSVDEVKQNVSDKDKLRVVKAQVHVGGRGKAGGVKLAKTKAEAVEKADEILGMDIKGICVEKVLVADAVDIEKEFYVGLINDRNTKSVTLMASAEGGVEIEEVAKVSPEKIIKMAIDPSMGLMPWQSRKIAMQLFEDPKEIRQCANILVKLYQLYVDTDSSLAEINPLVLTPDKQVLAIDGKMNFDDNALYRQKEILSMREADKDELKEIEANAKGLSYIKLDGNIGCMVNGAGLAMATMDMIKLYGGEPANFLDIGGSSNPQKVVDAMNILLGDQNVKSVMINIFGGITRCDDVARGLVTALDQIKTEVPIVIRLSGTNAKEGLAIIQQTGLPVVETMREAAQKAIELSK from the coding sequence ATGAAAATTCACGAATATCAAGCCCGAAATTTATTCAGGAAGTACGGGATTCCTGTACCGGAAGGTGTTGTTTGCCATTCGGTTGATGAAGTAAAACAAAATGTGTCGGACAAAGACAAATTGCGTGTAGTAAAGGCGCAGGTGCATGTTGGCGGACGTGGAAAAGCCGGTGGTGTTAAATTGGCAAAAACAAAGGCTGAGGCCGTTGAAAAAGCCGATGAAATACTGGGCATGGACATTAAAGGCATTTGCGTTGAAAAAGTGCTGGTTGCCGATGCTGTTGACATTGAAAAGGAATTTTACGTTGGCCTCATCAACGATCGGAATACCAAGTCGGTTACACTGATGGCCAGTGCCGAAGGTGGTGTTGAAATTGAAGAAGTGGCAAAAGTTTCGCCGGAGAAAATTATCAAAATGGCTATCGATCCATCGATGGGATTAATGCCGTGGCAGTCGCGAAAAATTGCCATGCAGTTGTTCGAAGATCCAAAAGAAATCAGACAATGCGCCAATATCCTGGTAAAACTCTATCAACTTTATGTTGATACCGATTCATCGTTGGCTGAGATTAATCCCTTGGTTTTAACTCCGGACAAACAAGTTTTGGCTATCGACGGAAAAATGAATTTTGACGACAATGCTTTGTATCGTCAGAAAGAAATTTTGAGCATGCGCGAAGCCGATAAAGATGAGTTGAAAGAGATTGAAGCAAATGCAAAAGGTCTTTCATACATTAAACTCGACGGAAATATTGGTTGTATGGTAAATGGTGCCGGTTTGGCAATGGCAACCATGGATATGATTAAATTGTACGGCGGCGAACCTGCTAACTTCCTTGATATTGGTGGTTCATCAAACCCGCAAAAAGTGGTTGATGCCATGAATATTTTGCTGGGCGACCAGAATGTAAAATCAGTAATGATTAACATTTTTGGTGGTATTACCCGTTGCGACGATGTTGCTCGTGGTTTGGTAACAGCTCTCGATCAGATAAAAACAGAGGTACCAATTGTAATTCGTTTGTCAGGAACGAATGCCAAAGAAGGCCTGGCAATTATTCAACAAACTGGATTGCCGGTTGTAGAAACCATGCGCGAAGCCGCTCAGAAAGCAATCGAGTTAAGTAAATAG